A single Triticum dicoccoides isolate Atlit2015 ecotype Zavitan chromosome 2A, WEW_v2.0, whole genome shotgun sequence DNA region contains:
- the LOC119358886 gene encoding fatty alcohol:caffeoyl-CoA acyltransferase-like: MEIAAECEHHMEPVLVAPSQLTPGHTLYLSNLDDQCLLRFSVEFLFVFAGAVDVDALRTALSRVLVDYYPLAGRLGPGDDGKLVVDCNAEGALFGEGSLPGLTADEFLRGSVIAKPHESWRKLLRGAEARSFLAVPPLVVQVTHLGCGGTVLCAAISHCLCDGIGAAQFLHAWARVARFEAADHHVTPFHDRSVLRPRCPPRIAFEHQEYAMNSLPGDGDPVVTPSLFVGPLAPVSLTFTGAHVQRLKDRCAPWLEECTSFEALAAHVWRAWVRSLGPPPGPALRVKLLFTVDIRRRVKPGLPEGYYGNDFVLACAESTAGQLAAPSGEHHATRLVRVAKDYVRSTVDLLDLRRDGRPCLSASLVISTWTRMGLEDLDIGAGRPVHVGPLTSETYCLFLPVVDDPRGVTALVSVPEAAAERLEDDFLHGLELDDMHDVENDEQ; this comes from the exons ATGGAGATTGCGGCTGAGTGCGAGCACCACATGGAGCCGGTGCTGGTGGCACCGAGCCAGCTGACGCCGGGGCACACCCTCTACCTCTCCAACCTCGACGACCAGTGCCTCCTCCGCTTCTCCGTCGAGTTCCTCTTCGTGTTTGCTGGTGCGGTCGACGTCGACGCCCTTAGGACGGCGCTGTCCAGGGTCCTCGTCGACTACTACCCACTCGCCGGCAGGCTCGGGCCCGGGGACGACGGCAAGCTTGTCGTCGATTGCAACGCGGAGGGGGCGCTTTTCGGGGAGGGCTCCCTGCCGGGGCTCACTGCCGACGAGTTCCTCCGGGGGTCTGTCATTGCTAAGCCTCACGAGTCTTGGAGGAAGCTGCTCCGCGGAGCCGAGGCGCGGAGCTTCCTTGCCGTGCCCCCACTCGTCGTCCAAGTGACTCACCTCGGTTGCGGCGGCACCGTCCTTTGCGCGGCCATCAGCCACTGCCTCTGCGACGGCATCGGCGCCGCGCAGTTTCTTCATGCGTGGGCGCGCGTCGCCAGGTTCGAAGCCGCTGATCACCACGTCACGCCCTTCCATGACCGCTCAGTCCTGAGGCCACGCTGCCCTCCGCGCATCGCGTTCGAGCACCAGGAATACGCCATGAACTCCCTCCCCGGCGACGGTGACCCGGTGGTGACGCCCAGCCTCTTCGTCGGACCGCTGGCGCCGGTGTCTCTGACCTTCACGGGGGCACACGTCCAGCGCCTCAAGGACCGGTGCGCGCCGTGGCTCGAGGAGTGCACATCCTTCGAGGCGCTCGCGGCGCACGTCTGGCGCGCGTGGGTGCGGTCCCTCGGTCCTC ccccagggccggccctgcgcGTGAAACTCCTCTTCACCGTCGACATCCGCCGTCGGGTGAAGCCGGGCCTCCCTGAAGGGTACTACGGCAACGACTTCGTGCTCGCGTGCGCCGAGTCGACGGCTGGGCAGTTGGCGGCGCCGTCCGGCGAGCACCACGCAACGAGGCTAGTGCGGGTGGCCAAGGACTACGTCCGCTCCACGGTTGACCTCCTCGATCTGCGACGGGAC ggccggccctgcctGTCGGCGAGCCTGGTGATCTCGACGTGGACGCGGATGGGGCTGGAGGACCTGGACATCGGGGCCGGGCGGCCGGTGCACGTGGGCCCGCTGACCAGCGAGACGTACTGCTTGTTCCTCCCGGTGGTCGACGATCCCCGTGGCGTGACTGCGCTGGTGTCGGTCCCGGAGGCGGCCGCCGAGAGGTTGGAGGACGACTTCCTTCATGGGTTGGAATTGGATGACATGCATGACGTGGAAAACGACGAGCAGTAA